The nucleotide window TCCGCCCTGCTGCTTGGCTATCTCCGCGGCGTCAACTATCGTCTTGGTCTCTCCCGAACCGCTGATGGCTATGAGGAGGTCTCCCTCGCCGAAGGCAGGAGTTATGGTCTCACCCACGATGTAAACGTTGAAGTCGAGGTGCATGAGCCTCATCCCGAAGGCCTTGCCGACGAGACCGCTCCTTCCGGCGCCGTAGATGAATATCTTGTTCGCGCCTATCATGGCGTCAACCATTCCCCTGACCTCTTCGAGCTTGAGGGACTCTGAGACGTGCTCGATGTGCTCCGTTATGTCTTTCATCGCCTTCCTCACGGTCATCATGTACTCTCCCCAGAAGAGGTCTATAATCTGCCTCGTCACCTTTTCAGGGTCCTGGGCCTTTGTTATGGCACCGCCGACGATGATTATAGTGGCTCCAAGCTCTATGACCTTCGGTATCGTCTCGAGGTTGAGCCCTCCCGCAACTGCCACGGGGATTTTAACGGCCTTGATGACCTTCTCGAGGTCTTCGAGGGGGCTCTTGCCCTGGAGCTGTTCGTCTATCCCCGTGTGCACTAGGATGTAGTCAACGCCCATCGCCTCGAGCTCCTTGGCCCTCTTGACCTTGTCCTTGACGCCTATGAGGTCAACCATGACCCTGACGCCGTACCTTCTGGCGACCTTGACGGCGTCCTTTATGGTCTTATCGTCGGCGACCGCGAGAATAGAAACGACATCGGCGCCGTGTCTCGCCGCTATCTCCACCTCGAGGGCACCTGTGTCCATGGTCTTTAAATCGGCCACTATCTTCCTGTCCGGGAAGCGGCGCTTCATGAGTTCAACCGCCCTCATGCCCTCCGTCTTCACGAGGGGAGTTCCCACCTCGAGCCAGTGGGCGCCGCCGCGTGCCGCCTTTTCCGCTATGCTCATAGCCGTTTCGATATCCGTTAAGTCGAGCGCAACCTGAAGTATCATCTTTAGTACCTCCAGAGGCTGTCGGCTTAACATCAATAGT belongs to Palaeococcus ferrophilus DSM 13482 and includes:
- the hxlAB gene encoding bifunctional 3-hexulose-6-phosphate synthase/6-phospho-3-hexuloisomerase → MILQVALDLTDIETAMSIAEKAARGGAHWLEVGTPLVKTEGMRAVELMKRRFPDRKIVADLKTMDTGALEVEIAARHGADVVSILAVADDKTIKDAVKVARRYGVRVMVDLIGVKDKVKRAKELEAMGVDYILVHTGIDEQLQGKSPLEDLEKVIKAVKIPVAVAGGLNLETIPKVIELGATIIIVGGAITKAQDPEKVTRQIIDLFWGEYMMTVRKAMKDITEHIEHVSESLKLEEVRGMVDAMIGANKIFIYGAGRSGLVGKAFGMRLMHLDFNVYIVGETITPAFGEGDLLIAISGSGETKTIVDAAEIAKQQGGKVVAITSYANSTLGKIADVVVTIPGRAKTDVPTDYIARQMLTEYKWTAPMGTLFEDSTMVFLDGIIALLMATFQKTEKDMKRKHATLE